In Aricia agestis chromosome 16, ilAriAges1.1, whole genome shotgun sequence, one genomic interval encodes:
- the LOC121734595 gene encoding uncharacterized protein LOC121734595 — translation MSRLGKMPLLSTLAALVIIVHSAEENFEPDYRDYRPRALDTSPVSYEQPWRDTNVEHIQPEKADNWHDSLANEPLRRRRMGRKRKRRPQVPSLEDIEFSEPVANPEVPASLQEEYDRNTEAPRRRRKKIDHVDHSQDDPSRHLYTSRDESIERPHRRRKGQRRKRPIVQPWAEVGEPDYGQQNQVNEHVEINNEDRPSYSNNAQEEFGDTDIMEVKTEENRFVVENKEPAEETNQSHFINNEKSYEPDISTERNDNIDKLSSNNLGTKKEGKEINEIPEQNKKIDPLALKALLKKSKGKSLSEILQQNNLSLSDLLSGKEQAVSILKKEDLPQSQEPITSTEIPKIPELHIPQHNPQGPNRNYESRAIIRDKKVEAPHVTAEPKHLNEKKEETKVNESNERYRFVTNNSNRKEASNTNMRRRFPTIRRKLRMRPVLSNTYKAQLSRDLITLSSMKYHNNRNSTRFRNFKELMSPKTERNEPLVFDTTESETDSTTFIPDEIVTRTTFDEQIDELTTITYFRDTNVVSENDDQETLNTADSNTPNIRQTDCDNKETTTALVFELDPETFYTSTTEAPTENYPTTTAVNIRRQTLDNRFNRKRTKQRTTTETPIDFETKDIFNFPNLVPASEFITKTKTTAADDDDFTTLEDFLTTESSSVTRRRNKSRKRNFNRNFSVSSTPKSHITTEVTAKIEIQEILNDTTTSERLSRILKERNMTLNELFEQRERGSSHVHLADIFHNASREPNPPEPFLSKSLLEPISRETYPLRALLEANQYDPKTTTDPVIDQIDYRNKPIVMDFGNNVNENSENMGIMSLFQNFTKNYLNKEMKKEEEKATTPSMKKQSISEPREGRALEADKPLITWNEIINFMHKEKNETVPTTTAIEYEIPTERVSFKASDDSLDDKLDILQDLQYLTNNLEGPMVPKSKSNEALNLYQENDSIEVLNTVESSYMSTTKSVTVATASIIGLSLVLFLLTYSILKWKQDAKIMRNNSCRRTEDVPTPVFENRKGQKLNSSTRSKSPMLSNSNIYAIDSLDTHKGNESPEYMWDSLRKPFQ, via the exons ATGAGTAGATTGGGGAAAATGCCGCTCCTAAGTACTTTGGCAGCTCTGGTTATTATTGTGCACTCCGCGGAGGAGAATTTCGAGCCGGACTATCGAGACTACCGGCCGAGGGCTCTGGACACGTCTCCTGTGAGCTATGAACAG CCATGGCGAGATACAAACGTCGAGCACATCCAGCCGGAAAAAGCAGATAATTGGCACGACAGTCTGGCGAATGAACCCCTGAGACGTCGACGAATGGGAAGAAAACGAAAGCGTCGGCCTCAAGTACCGTCTCTAGAAGATATCGAGTTTTCTGAACCAGTAGCGAACCCAGAAGTTCCAGCATCGCTTCAAGAAGAGTACGACCGTAACACAGAAGCACCGAGAAGGCGGCGAAAGAAGATCGATCACGTCGATCATTCTCAGGATGACCCCAGTAGACATTTGTACACTAGCAGAGATGAAAGTATTGAGAGACCCCATAGACGAAGGAAAGGCCAAAGAAGAAAACGTCCTATCGTTCAACCTTGGGCAGAAGTAGGTGAACCGGATTATGGACAGCAAAACCAAGTAAACGAACAtgtagaaataaataatgaagaCCGCCCGTCCTACTCTAATAATGCTCAAGAGGAATTTGGCGACACAGATATAATGGAAgttaaaactgaagagaatcgTTTCGTAGTCGAGAATAAAGAACCAGCGGAAGAGACAAATCAATCGCATTTTATTAATAACGAGAAAAGTTACGAGCCAGATATCAGCACTGAAAGAAATGACAACATAGACAAACTTAGCTCAAATAATTTAGGGACAAAGAAGGAAGGAAAGGAAATAAATGAAATCCCCGAACAG AATAAAAAGATAGATCCACTCGCTTTGAAGGcactattaaaaaaatcgaaaggCAAAAGTTTAAGTGAAATACTACAGCAAAATAATTTATCTTTATCGGACCTACTGAGCGGAAAAGAGCAAGCAGTTTCAATTCTGAAGAAAGAAGATTTACCGCAGAGCCAAGAACCTATCACTTCAACAGAGATTCCGAAAATACCTGAGCTACACATACCACAACATAACCCTCAAGGACCTAACAGAAATTATGAAAGTAGGGCTATAATTAGAGACAAAAAAGTTGAAGCTCCTCATGTAACGGCAGAACCAAAACATTTGAATGAAAAGAAAGAGGAAACAAAAGTAAATGAATCAAACGAAAGGTACAGATTTGTCACGAATAATTCCAATAGAAAGGAAGCATCCAACACAAATATGAGGCGAAGATTTCCAACAATAAGAAGAAAGTTGCGAATGAGACCAGTATTAAGCAATACTTACAAAGCACAGCTCAGTAGAGACTTAATTACACTATCTTCTATGAAATATCACAATAATCGAAATTCAACCAGATTTAGAAACTTTAAGGAATTGATGTCACCAAAAACGGAAAGAAACGAGCCTCTTGTTTTTGATACCACAGAATCTGAAACGGACTCGACGACATTCATTCCAGACGAAATAGTAACAAGAACTACATTTGATGAACAAATAGACGAACTAACTACCATCACATATTTTAGAGATACGAATGTTGTAAGTGAGAATGATGATCAAGAAACATTAAATACAGCAGACTCAAACACACCAAATATTAGGCAAACGGACTGTGATAACAAAGAAACCACCACAGCTTTAGTTTTTGAGTTAGATCCAGAAACATTTTACACAAGTACTACAGAAGCGCCAACAGAAAATTATCCTACAACTACAGCTGTAAATATCCGACGACAAACCTTAGACAATAGGTTCAACCGTAAAAGAACAAAACAAAGAACTACCACAGAAACTCCTATAGACTTTGAAACGaaagatatatttaattttccTAATTTAGTACCAGCGTCAGAATTTATAACTAAAACTAAAACTActgcggccgatgatgacgatTTCACCACATTGGAAGACTTTTTGACTACCGAGTCCTCATCTGTAACACGAAGAAGAAATAAATCAAGGAAACGCAATTTCAATCGCAATTTCAGTGTTTCTAGCACTCCAAAGTCACACATCACAACAGAGGTAACTGCTAAGATCGAAATACAGGAGATTCTTAACGACACCACAA CTAGTGAACGTCTATCAAGGATTCTGAAGGAGAGAAACATGACTTTGAACGAGTTGTTCGAGCAAAGAGAACGTGGCTCGAGTCATGTGCATTTGGCAGACATATTCCACAACGCATCGAGAGAACCGAATCCACCCGAGCCCTTCCTATCCAAATCTCTCCTAGAACCTATATCTAGAGAGACGTATCCGTTGCGAGCACTACTGGAAGCAAACCAATATGATCCAAAAACAACAACTGATCCTGTAATAGACCAGATAGATTATAGAAACAAACCAATAGTCATGGACTTTGGTAATAATGTTAACGAGAACAGTGAAAATATGGGTATCATGTCACTGTTTCAGAACTTTAccaaaaactatttaaataaagaaatgaaaaaGGAAGAAGAGAAAGCAACTACACCGAGTATGAAGAAACAAAGTATCTCTGAGCCTAGGGAAGGCCGAGCTTTAGAAGCTGACAAGCCATTGATTACTTGGAATGAAATAATCAACTTCATGCATAAAGAAAAGAACGAAACTGTGCCTACTACAACGGCGATCGAATATG AAATCCCAACGGAAAGAGTGAGCTTTAAAGCGAGTGACGATTCGCTTGACGACAAACTGGACATTCTTCAAGACTTGCAATACTTAACCAACAATTTGGAAGGACCCATGGTACCGAAATCTAAAAGTAACGAGGCCTTAAATCTATACCAAGAAAACGACAGCATTGAAGTGCTAAATACAGTAGAATCTAGCTACATGAGCACAACCAAATCTGTCACGGTAGCCACGGCCTCTATTATTGGATTATCTCTTGTCCTTTTCCTGCTCACATATAGTATACTAAAGTGGAAGCAGGACGCAAAGATAATGAGAAATAACTCCTGTAGAAGAACCGAAGACGTACCGACACCCGTTTTCGAGAATAGAAAGGGACAAAAACTGAATAGCAGCACCCGAAGCAAGAGCCCGATGCTGTCAAACTCAAATATTTACGCTATAGACTCCTTGGACACGCATAAAGGGAATGAATCACCTGAATACATGTGGGACAGTTTGAGAAAACCATTCCAATAA
- the LOC121734603 gene encoding actin-histidine N-methyltransferase, with amino-acid sequence MDQKAKSKQTERNNKKANRFYQQKQKELMNLTSKLTSIINECNVNGNITVWECHLQLQSIINEIIEIESTLTKSKPNSRKLNLEKYVTWLRENKAEFEGIEVCEFEGYELGLKATKEFTEGSLMLTVPRKLMMSVSNAEQSELSQFLEIDPLKVMPNYILAFYLLLEKQNPDSFWKPYIDVLPEKYTTILYFTPEELAELRPSPVYVHSLKLYQSLVRWYAYFYKRINTMEHLPVMKKLKEVFTFENYRWAISSVMTRQNNIPAAQEGRDDTAFIPLWDMCNHEDGTITTDYNKDLDRSECYALREFRGNEQVFIFYGPRPNCDMFLHNGFVYPNNKHDSLSLALGISSKDPLRFERLGLLKKLGQVQDKDKDDKTDNQVLNYNLYRMPNPISAELLAFIRIFTMKEEELRKIQSNDGFVWELVSPDDGNTAVDAELDRRAYNYLLTRCALIRRSYKIEDSDELSEHRKNVKLLKQSEVQILDGAIDYLTQIIDKLPGK; translated from the exons ATGGATCAAAAAGCGAAATCAAAACAGACTGAGCGCAACAATAAGAAAGCGAATAGATTTTATCAGCAAAAACAAAAGGAATTAATGAATTTAACTAGCAAATTAACCAGTATTATCAATGAATGTAATGTAAACGGCAATATTACCGTTTGGGAATGTCATTTACAGTTGCAGTCAATTATAAATGAGATTATAGAAATAGAAAGTACACTGACCAAAAGTAAACCAAATTCACGAAAGTTAAATTTAGAGAAGTATGTTACTTGGCTCCGTGAGAATAAGGCTGAATTTGAAG GCATAGAAGTATGTGAATTTGAAGGCTACGAGCTTGGACTAAAAGCAACAAAAGAATTTACAGAGGGTTCACTGATGCTAACTGTACCTCGTAAACTGATGATGAGTGTGTCAAACGCAGAGCAGTCTGAACTGTCACAGTTCCTAGAAATAGATCCATTGAAAGTTATGCCAAATTATATACTCGCTTTTTACTTACTTCTAGAAAAACAGAATCCAG ATTCGTTTTGGAAACCATACATAGATGTTTTACCTGAGAAATATACCACAATTCTTTATTTTACTCCAGAAGAGCTGGCTGAATTAAGG CCATCGCCTGTTTATGTGCATTCACTGAAACTATACCAAAGCCTTGTGAGATGGTATGCATATTTTTACAAAAGAATCAATACTATGGAACACTTACCCGTGATGAAAAAGCTGAAAGAAGTTTTTACATTTGAAAACTACAG ATGGGCGATATCATCAGTGATGACTCGTCAGAACAACATCCCGGCGGCGCAGGAGGGCCGCGACGATACCGCCTTCATACCGCTGTGGGACATGTGCAACCATGAGGACGGCACG ATAACAACAGACTACAACAAGGACTTGGACCGCAGCGAGTGTTACGCGCTTCGCGAATTCCGCGGTAACGAGCAGGTGTTCATATTCTACGGGCCCCGACCCAACTGCGATATGTTCCTGCATAACGG ATTTGTCTACCCAAACAACAAGCACGACAGTCTTTCACTAGCGTTAGGCATCAGCTCGAAAGACCCGCTCAGGTTCGAAAGACTCGGTCTACTGAAGAAACTCGGTCAGGTCCAAGACAAAGACAAAGATGACAAGACAGATAATCAAGTGCTGAACTACAACTTGTATAGGATGCCTAACCCTATTAGTGCGGAGTTGCTGGCTTTCATACGGATATTTACTATGAAAGAAG AAGAGCTCAGGAAGATACAATCCAACGacggttttgtatgggagctagTGTCGCCCGACGACGGTAATACCGCAGTGGACGCCGAGCTAGACCGCCGCGCGTATAACTACTTATTAACGCGATGTGCACTCATACGACGATCTTATAAGATAGAGGATAGTGATGAGTTATCGGAGCACAG GAAAAATGTGAAATTGCTTAAACAATCTGAAGTACAAATACTGGACGGTGCCATAGACTACCTAACACAGATCATAGACAAACTACCCGGAAAATAG